The following are encoded in a window of Fretibacter rubidus genomic DNA:
- a CDS encoding IS110 family transposase, whose protein sequence is MTDYFVGLDISQKSTSICITDPEGKKLHEGASLTRPQDIYGWLSNRIDVKASDIRVGLEAGTLSAWLHRGLSERGLHLTMLETFQAHRFLATFRNKTDKNDAHGLAQLLRMGGEDFLRVVKVRSIGAQETRTMLSIRNHFVTQKVSLENHIAGILKPYGVIVRRNHVKPESFRNRVLIALRETELNGLNLTQYILPALDLYRSLCNKIKPMTERVETLARDIPMVKRFMEIPGVGPITALTFYCAVDEPERFKKSTDVAAYFGLTPRQYQSGDMNYTTGISKRGDPTVRRALVTAATVLLTNTTTWSSLKAWGIRLVKRIGMSKARIAVARKLAIIMHKMWIKNDRWRPKPITPKDREELMGVTLTPRTPLMA, encoded by the coding sequence ATGACGGATTATTTCGTAGGCTTGGATATATCGCAGAAGTCGACATCGATTTGCATAACTGACCCTGAAGGCAAAAAATTGCATGAGGGCGCGTCCCTGACGCGGCCACAAGATATTTATGGTTGGTTGAGTAACCGCATTGATGTGAAAGCCTCCGATATAAGGGTGGGTCTTGAAGCGGGAACTCTAAGCGCATGGTTACATAGGGGGCTTTCCGAACGTGGCTTACATTTGACCATGCTGGAGACCTTTCAAGCGCACAGGTTCTTGGCGACCTTCAGAAACAAAACTGATAAAAATGATGCGCATGGCCTAGCTCAACTCTTGCGGATGGGCGGCGAGGACTTCCTGCGTGTGGTCAAGGTCCGCTCAATCGGTGCACAGGAAACACGAACAATGCTGTCTATCCGCAATCACTTTGTGACGCAGAAGGTCTCTTTGGAAAATCATATAGCGGGCATTTTAAAGCCTTACGGCGTTATCGTTAGGCGCAATCATGTTAAGCCCGAGTCTTTCCGAAACCGTGTATTAATCGCTTTGAGAGAAACAGAACTTAACGGGCTAAATCTGACTCAATATATTTTACCAGCCCTCGATCTCTACCGAAGCCTCTGCAACAAAATAAAACCTATGACAGAGCGCGTCGAGACATTAGCCCGCGACATACCGATGGTAAAGCGGTTCATGGAAATACCGGGCGTCGGTCCCATAACAGCTTTGACGTTTTACTGCGCTGTTGATGAGCCTGAGCGATTTAAGAAATCGACGGATGTGGCCGCATACTTCGGACTTACGCCGCGTCAATATCAATCTGGCGATATGAATTATACGACCGGTATCTCGAAACGCGGCGATCCGACCGTTCGTAGAGCTTTAGTCACAGCGGCCACTGTGCTGCTAACTAATACGACGACATGGAGCTCTCTAAAAGCTTGGGGTATCAGGCTTGTCAAACGTATCGGTATGTCAAAAGCAAGAATCGCAGTTGCCCGTAAACTTGCCATCATCATGCACAAAATGTGGATTAAGAATGACCGTTGGAGACCAAAGCCAATTACACCCAAAGACCGCGAGGAACTGATGGGTGTAACCCTAACGCCGAGAACGCCTTTAATGGCTTAA